One region of Streptococcus parasanguinis genomic DNA includes:
- a CDS encoding DUF6287 domain-containing protein — MKKVMITLLAGASVLSLVACTPKRYERQSKPKTASSSSVKKEKKDTGQKHYQEVLDRYKSYAVAIHTKDKTALQNELKKIEATSEEYAYVFNLQTLGSTNEWQYAFDDLNRDGNDELLIGDGKTIAAVYYLKDNQPTLLHVAYVASAGGYRSSLDVFDNGQIVYATWQSLNPEMELTLYSLGKGEAKEEKKATIQIGGKETAEQALGISAKKLDLSKLDWKNFEGSGDSKSTAKAEEKKSESFQVQVSVSDLRIRKEPSTSAPSAGMIAKGIHTITETVEADGHTWGKLESGQGWIALDYTTRVDGSKSASTSKKSSGMNIQEIQNGDFSSIAGTWRNGKGMSVTFDDNGISKINGAPTDQVVDRFNHEFGYLSSSVHSTAPAGASAMSFFPAGQEFPASLKYGNFSVDNSKDIIYWGQNVISDQSDLFYKED; from the coding sequence ATGAAAAAGGTTATGATTACACTATTAGCAGGTGCATCCGTGCTATCTCTAGTAGCTTGCACGCCCAAACGTTATGAACGCCAAAGCAAACCGAAAACGGCAAGCTCTTCGTCGGTCAAAAAAGAGAAGAAGGATACAGGTCAAAAGCACTATCAAGAGGTATTAGATCGCTATAAGTCTTATGCGGTTGCCATTCATACTAAGGACAAAACAGCTTTACAAAATGAACTGAAGAAGATCGAAGCAACTTCAGAAGAATATGCGTATGTCTTTAACCTTCAAACACTTGGGAGTACCAATGAGTGGCAATATGCTTTTGATGATCTTAATCGTGATGGTAATGACGAACTGCTGATAGGGGATGGCAAAACGATTGCTGCTGTGTATTATTTGAAAGATAACCAGCCAACCTTGCTCCATGTAGCCTATGTAGCTTCTGCAGGTGGCTATCGCTCCAGCTTAGATGTTTTTGACAATGGACAAATCGTCTACGCCACTTGGCAATCCCTTAATCCAGAAATGGAATTAACCCTTTATTCACTAGGAAAAGGGGAAGCCAAGGAAGAAAAGAAAGCAACCATTCAAATCGGTGGGAAGGAAACAGCAGAACAAGCTCTTGGGATTTCAGCTAAGAAGTTGGATCTCAGTAAGCTGGACTGGAAAAATTTTGAAGGTTCAGGGGATTCCAAATCAACAGCGAAAGCAGAAGAGAAAAAATCGGAAAGCTTCCAAGTACAAGTCAGTGTGTCGGATCTCCGTATTCGAAAAGAGCCCTCAACCTCAGCTCCCTCTGCAGGAATGATCGCAAAAGGTATTCACACCATCACGGAAACCGTAGAGGCAGATGGTCATACCTGGGGCAAATTGGAATCTGGACAAGGCTGGATTGCCCTTGACTATACAACGCGTGTGGATGGTTCTAAATCAGCAAGCACAAGTAAGAAAAGCAGTGGAATGAATATTCAAGAAATTCAGAACGGTGATTTTTCAAGTATTGCAGGGACCTGGAGAAATGGGAAAGGAATGAGTGTAACATTTGATGATAACGGTATATCAAAGATAAATGGTGCACCAACAGATCAGGTTGTAGACCGCTTTAATCATGAATTTGGATACTTAAGTAGTAGTGTTCATTCAACTGCCCCAGCTGGTGCTTCAGCAATGAGTTTTTTCCCAGCAGGTCAAGAGTTTCCTGCATCATTAAAATATGGAAATTTTTCTGTTGATAATAGTAAGGATATTATTTATTGGGGTCAGAATGTTATTTCAGATCAAAGCGACTTGTTCTATAAGGAAGACTAA
- the pnp gene encoding polyribonucleotide nucleotidyltransferase — MTKQVFQTTFAGRELIVETGQVAKQANGAVVVRYGESTVLTAAVMSKKMATGDFFPLQVNYEEKMYAAGKFPGGFMKREGRPSTDATLTARLIDRPIRPMFAEGFRNEVQVINTVLSYDENASAPMAAMFGSSLALSISDIPFDGPIAGVQVGYVDGEIVINPTQEQAERSLLELTVAGTKHAINMVESGAKELSEEIMLEALLKGHEAVKELIAFQEEIVAAVGKEKAEVELLHVDADLQAEIIAAYNSDLQKAVQVEEKLAREAATQAVKDQVTAVYEEKYADHEEFDRIMRDVAEILEQMEHAEVRRLITEDKVRPDGRKVDEIRLLDAQVDYLPRVHGSGLFTRGQTQALSVLTLAPMGETQIIDGLDPEYKKRFMHHYNFPQYSVGETGRYGAPGRREIGHGALGERALAQVLPSLEEFPYAIRLVAEVLESNGSSSQASICAGTLALMAGGVPIKAPVAGIAMGLISDGNNYTVLTDIQGLEDHFGDMDFKVAGTRDGITALQMDIKIQGITAEILTEALAQAKKARFEILDVIEATIPEVRPELAPTAPKIDTIKIDVDKIKIVIGKGGETIDKIIAETGVKIDIDEEGNVSIYSSDQAAINRAKEIIAGLVREAKVDEVYHAKVVRIEKFGAFVNLFDKTDALVHISEMAWTRTNRVEDLVAIGDEVDVKIIKIDEKGRVDASMKALLPRPPKAENSEEKGEKTHRHGDRPRHHNKDHKPKKDFTITQKDSE; from the coding sequence ATGACAAAACAAGTGTTTCAAACGACTTTTGCGGGTCGTGAGTTAATCGTAGAGACTGGTCAGGTTGCCAAGCAAGCAAATGGCGCTGTTGTCGTACGTTACGGTGAGTCAACTGTCTTGACGGCAGCTGTCATGTCTAAGAAGATGGCAACTGGGGATTTCTTCCCACTTCAAGTCAACTACGAAGAAAAAATGTATGCGGCTGGGAAGTTTCCTGGTGGCTTTATGAAACGGGAAGGACGTCCTTCAACAGATGCGACTTTGACAGCGCGTTTGATCGACCGTCCAATCCGTCCTATGTTTGCGGAAGGCTTCCGTAACGAAGTGCAGGTGATTAACACAGTACTTTCTTACGATGAAAATGCCTCTGCACCAATGGCAGCCATGTTTGGTTCATCATTGGCCTTGTCTATCTCAGATATTCCATTTGACGGACCAATCGCTGGAGTACAAGTAGGTTATGTGGATGGGGAGATCGTCATCAACCCAACGCAAGAACAAGCTGAGCGCTCGCTTCTTGAATTGACAGTAGCTGGTACCAAACACGCTATCAACATGGTAGAGTCTGGCGCTAAAGAATTGTCAGAAGAAATCATGTTGGAAGCTCTTCTGAAAGGGCACGAAGCTGTTAAAGAATTGATTGCCTTCCAAGAAGAAATCGTAGCAGCAGTTGGGAAAGAAAAAGCAGAAGTAGAATTGCTTCATGTAGATGCTGACTTGCAAGCTGAAATCATCGCAGCCTACAACAGCGACCTTCAAAAAGCTGTTCAAGTTGAAGAAAAATTGGCGCGTGAAGCTGCAACTCAAGCAGTGAAAGATCAAGTAACAGCAGTTTACGAAGAAAAATATGCAGACCACGAAGAATTTGACCGCATCATGCGGGATGTGGCTGAAATCTTGGAACAAATGGAACACGCAGAAGTGCGCCGTTTGATCACAGAAGACAAGGTACGTCCTGACGGTCGTAAGGTTGATGAAATCCGTCTTTTGGATGCACAAGTCGACTACCTTCCCCGCGTACATGGTTCAGGCCTCTTTACTCGTGGACAAACGCAAGCCCTTTCTGTTTTGACCTTGGCACCAATGGGTGAAACGCAAATCATCGATGGTTTGGATCCAGAGTACAAGAAACGCTTTATGCACCACTATAACTTCCCACAATACTCTGTAGGGGAAACTGGACGTTACGGTGCACCTGGTCGTCGTGAAATTGGTCACGGTGCTCTTGGGGAGCGTGCTCTTGCTCAAGTCTTGCCAAGCTTGGAAGAATTCCCATATGCGATTCGTTTGGTAGCAGAAGTTTTGGAATCAAACGGTTCTTCATCTCAAGCCTCTATCTGTGCGGGAACACTTGCCCTTATGGCGGGTGGTGTGCCAATCAAGGCGCCAGTAGCAGGTATTGCAATGGGTCTCATTTCTGATGGAAATAACTATACAGTATTGACAGATATCCAAGGTTTGGAAGACCACTTTGGCGACATGGACTTCAAGGTCGCAGGTACGCGTGACGGGATTACAGCCCTTCAGATGGATATCAAGATCCAAGGGATTACTGCAGAAATCTTGACGGAGGCTCTTGCCCAAGCCAAGAAAGCTCGTTTTGAAATCCTTGATGTGATCGAAGCAACCATTCCAGAAGTTCGTCCAGAATTGGCGCCAACTGCTCCGAAAATTGATACCATCAAGATTGATGTGGACAAGATTAAGATTGTCATCGGTAAGGGTGGAGAAACCATCGATAAGATCATCGCTGAAACAGGCGTTAAGATTGATATCGACGAAGAAGGTAACGTATCTATCTACTCGAGCGACCAAGCTGCCATTAACCGTGCTAAAGAAATCATTGCAGGCTTGGTTCGTGAAGCCAAAGTGGACGAAGTCTACCATGCTAAAGTGGTTCGGATCGAGAAATTTGGTGCTTTTGTCAACCTCTTTGACAAGACGGATGCCCTCGTTCATATCTCTGAAATGGCTTGGACGCGCACCAATCGTGTCGAAGACTTGGTAGCCATCGGTGATGAAGTCGATGTGAAGATTATAAAGATTGACGAAAAAGGTCGTGTTGATGCTTCTATGAAAGCTCTTCTCCCTCGTCCGCCAAAAGCAGAAAACAGCGAGGAAAAAGGTGAAAAAACTCATCGCCATGGCGATCGTCCTCGTCACCACAATAAAGACCACAAACCTAAAAAAGACTTTACTATTACACAAAAAGATTCAGAATAA
- the cysE gene encoding serine O-acetyltransferase: protein MGWWRETIDIVKENDPAARTSLEVLLTYPGVKALAAHRVSHFLWNHGFKLLARMHSQFWRFWTQIEIHPGATIASGVFIDHGAGLVIGETAIVEKGVMLYHGVTLGGTGKDVGKRHPTVREGALVSAHAQVIGPIEIGAKAKVGAGAVVVSDVPSDVTVVGIPAKIVRVHGKKDEPVIHQEEEKREYYMNKLEHAKEASHRSSSL from the coding sequence ATGGGATGGTGGCGTGAAACCATCGATATTGTAAAAGAAAATGACCCAGCAGCGCGTACCTCGCTGGAGGTCCTTTTGACCTATCCGGGCGTCAAAGCACTGGCAGCTCACCGTGTTTCCCACTTTTTGTGGAATCATGGCTTTAAGCTCTTGGCGCGGATGCATAGTCAGTTCTGGCGTTTTTGGACCCAGATTGAAATCCATCCAGGAGCGACCATTGCTTCTGGTGTCTTTATCGACCATGGAGCGGGCCTCGTTATCGGGGAAACGGCCATTGTTGAAAAAGGCGTCATGCTCTACCACGGGGTGACCCTTGGGGGAACAGGGAAGGATGTCGGTAAACGCCATCCAACGGTTCGTGAAGGAGCCTTGGTCTCCGCTCATGCTCAGGTCATCGGTCCGATTGAGATTGGGGCCAAGGCCAAAGTAGGAGCGGGAGCGGTCGTGGTCTCCGATGTACCGAGTGATGTGACCGTTGTCGGAATCCCTGCTAAAATTGTTCGTGTTCACGGTAAGAAGGATGAGCCAGTCATTCACCAAGAAGAAGAAAAACGCGAATACTACATGAACAAGCTGGAGCATGCCAAGGAAGCCAGTCATCGGTCTTCGAGTTTGTAA